A stretch of the Oncorhynchus mykiss isolate Arlee unplaced genomic scaffold, USDA_OmykA_1.1 un_scaffold_415, whole genome shotgun sequence genome encodes the following:
- the LOC118956080 gene encoding histone H2A, producing MSGRGKTGGKARAKAKTRSSRAGLQFPVGRVHRLLRKGNYAERVGAGAPVYLAAVLEYLTAEILELAGNAARDNKKTRIIPRHLQLAVRNDEELNKLLGGVTIAQGGVLPNIQAVLLPKKTEKAVKAK from the coding sequence ATGAGCGGAAGAGGCAAAACCGGAGGCAAGGCCAGGGCGAAGGCAAAGACACGTTCATCCCGTGCCGGGCTCCAGTTCCCCGTGGGCCGTGTGCACAGGCTGCTGCGTAAAGGCAACTACGCCGAGCGTGTGGGCGCTGGCGCACCAGTGTACCTGGCCGCAGTGCTCGAGTACCTGACTGCTGAGATCCTGGAGTTGGCCGGAAACGCTGCCCGTGACAACAAGAAGACTCGTATCATCCCCCGTCACCTGCAGCTGGCAGTCCGTAACGACGAGGAGCTGAACAAACTGCTTGGCGGCGTGACCATCGCGCAGGGTGGTGTTCTGCCCAACATCCAGGCAGTGCTGCTCCCCAAGAAGACTGAGAAGGCCGTCAAAGCCAAGTAA
- the LOC118956079 gene encoding histone H3-like — translation MSRRRCRLYKLHIGILRLYSDCERRKLASAMARTKQTARKSTGGKAPRKQLATKAARKSAPATGGVKKPHRYRPGTVALREIRRYQKSTELLIRKLPFQRLVREIAQDFKTDLRFQSSAVMALQEASEAYLVGLFEDTNLCAIHAKRVTIMPKDIQLARRIRGERA, via the coding sequence atgagcagaCGCCGCTGCCGGCTTTATAAACTTCACATAGGCATTTTGAGGCTATACTCCGACTGTGAAAGAAGGAAGCTAGCTAGCGCCATGGCCAGAACCAAGCAAACCGCTCGCAAATCCACCGGTGGCAAAGCACCCAGGAAGCAGCTCGCCACCAAGGCTGCGCGCAAGAGCGCCCCGGCCACCGGCGGCGTGAAGAAGCCTCACCGTTACAGGCCCGGCACCGTGGCTCTTAGAGAGATCCGTCGTTACCagaagtccactgagctgctgatccgcaaactgcctttccagcgcctggtgcgagaaattgcccaggactttaagaccgacctgcgcttccagagttccgcagtgatggccctgcaggaggcaagcgaggcttacctggtcggcctgttcgaggacaccaacctgtgcgccatccacgccaagagggtgaccatcatgcccaaggacatccagctggcccgtcgtattcgcggagagcgcgcataa
- the LOC118956078 gene encoding histone H1 → MAEVAPAPAAAAPAKAPKKKAAAKPKKAGPSVGELIVKAVSASKERSGVSLAALKKSLAAGGYDVEKNNSRVKIAVKSLVTKGTLVQTKGTGASGSFKLNKKAVEAKKPAKKAAAPKAKKVAAKKPAAAKKPKKVAAKKAVAAKKSPKKAKKPATPKKAAKSPKKVKKPAAAAKKAAKSPKKATKAAKPKAAKPKAAKAKKAAPKKK, encoded by the coding sequence ATGGCAGAAGTCGCACCAGCACCCGCCGCCGCCGCGCCGGCCAAGGCACCCAAGAAGAAGGCAGCAGCCAAGCCCAAGAAAGCGGGACCCAGCGTAGGCGAGCTCATCGTCAAGGCGGTGTCCGCCTCCAAGGAGAGGAGCGGCGTGTCCCTGGCCGCGCTCAAGAAGTCTCTGGCGGCAGGCGGCTACGACGTGGAGAAGAACAACTCCCGTGTCAAGATCGCCGTCAAGAGCCTCGTCACCAAGGGCACCCTGGTCCAGACTAAGGGCACCGGTGCTTCCGGCTCCTTCAAGCTCAACAAGAAGGCCGTCGAGGCAAAGAAGCCCGCCAAGAAAGCCGCAGCCCCCAAAGCTAAGAAGGTGGCCGCCAAGAAGCCCGCCGCCGCCAAGAAGCCCAAGAAGGTAGCAGCCAAGAAGGCCGTGGCCGCAAAGAAGTCCCCCAAGAAGGCCAAGAAGCCCGCTACACCCAAAAAGGCCGCCAAGAGCCCAAAGAAGGTGAAGAAGCCCGCCGCAGCGGCCAAGAAAGCGGCCAAGAGCCCCAAGAAGGCTACCAAGGCAGCGAAGCCCAAAGCCGCCAAGCCCAAGGCGGCCAAGGCCAAGAAGGCAGCCCCCAAGAAGAAGTAA
- the LOC118956089 gene encoding histone H2B — translation MPEPAKSAPKKGSKKAVTKTAGKGGKKRRKSRKESYAIYVYKVLKQVHPDTGISSKAMGIMNSFVNDIFERIAGESSRLAHYNKRSTITSREIQTAVRLLLPGELAKHAVSEGTKAVTKYTSSK, via the coding sequence ATGCCCGAGCCAGCAAAGTCCGCGCCCAAGAAGGGCTCCAAGAAAGCCGTCACCAAGACCGCAGGGAAAGGCGGCAAGAAACGCCGAAAGTCGAGGAAGGAGAGCTACGCCATTTACGTGTACAAAGTCCTGAAGCAGGTCCACCCCGATACCGGCATCTCCTCCAAGGCCATGGGAATCATGAACTCGTTCGTGAACGACATCTTCGAGCGTATCGCCGGAGAGTCGTCTCGCCTGGCCCACTACAACAAGCGTTCCACCATCACCTCCAGGGAGATCCAGACCGCAGTGCGCCTGCTGCTCCCCGGAGAGCTGGCCAAGCACGCAGTGTCCGAGGGCACCAAGGCCGTGACCAAGTACACCAGCTCCAAGTAA